The genome window AATCAAAGAAAGATTCTTCAATTCAATCCGAGTGAATCCTAATTTCAAAACGCTATCCTATGTTCAACAATTACCTAACAAAAATCAAAGCAATTGCAATCGACTGAATATCAATAAGGTCACCGTATTTCATGATAACTCTTTCTGGAACAATGTGAAAATATGTGAAATAAAACCTGGAAGTTTTGTTCACCCAATCGATGTTATAGCAACAGCAACCGACGAACCAGACTTCGGATTAGATATTGGTCTATTCGAAAACAATGAAACTTCACATGGCGGTATTTATGGATTTGGAGTTCAAGCATTTGGAAATCCAAAATTAGAATTCTCAAGTCAGACACCTTTTCATATCGGATTCTTTCATGAAAATTTTGTAGTCTTCGGACTAGCAGGCTTTTTAAAAGAAAACTACCCGCATATTCGTGCTTATCAATATTTGGAATTAGCCAAATTCGCTTTTGCATCAGGTCATGATTACTGGGGACATAGATTTCTTGGATGGGGCTCACATTATATTCAAGATCTAACTCAACCATATCACTCAACAGTATCACCAAATGCAAGTACTGGTGGAATGCTATGGAAAAATACAATTGCTATGATTGGATTTCCGCAATCCAAAGATGATATGATTCAGCTTTTATCAAACCGTCATTTGGTTTTAGAAGACATTCAAAGAAATTTATTGATCAAAATACACAGTGAATCCGATTTTGATCATATTCTTTTTAAATCCTTTCAACAAATTGATAATGACAGTAAATATCCAGAGGTCGATTACTTCTATTCGATTCAATCGGTCGCAAAAGAATCAAATTCTAAATCTAAAATCATTGATTCCTTAATATCAGAAGAAGTTCCAGCGTTGTATGTGAATGACCCGACATATTCATATGATAGTCATGACGGTAAAACTAATATTTATCAGATTTTGAAATCGGACCACAAACAAGTTCTAATTAATTTTGAAAAACCTTTAGCTGAACTATTTAAAGCCTTTGGATCACATACAAGAAATTATGTTCGCGCAGGACTCAAAGAAAGAAGATAAATTTTCGAATAAATGGACTTTTTGTAACCTTTACCTTCAGTTTGAGAATTAAATCAATATCTAGAGTCGGATTTCTTTAGATTTGTATTTAATTTGCGGGGTTTCTAAGAATGCTAAATGTATTTTATTGGATATTTAAGATAGTTACTTCTCTAATAATTCTCCAAACTTTGTTTTTCAAGTTCACTGGGGCGCAAGAGTCTATTTTTATTTTTGAGAAAATGGGATTAGAACCTATAGGCAGAATTGGATCAGGAATTTTTGAATTAATTGCTATAATTTTGCTTTGGAATCCAAAAACATCAATTCTGGGTGCCCTCTCGATTATTTTTATTATGCTAGGAGCGATCGCAAGCCACATTTTTATTCTAGGAATTGAAGTTCAGGACGACAAAGGTCTGTTATTCGGTCTTGCTCTTACTTCTTTTGTAGGCGGATGCTATCTTTTTTGGTATTCTATGTATAAAAATAAAACGCAAAGTGTGGAATTTTCAAAAAAACTATTTCTGAATGAGTAACTGAGAAATTGTTCTCTCATCGGTTACATATTTTTTCTTAAGATAGAAAATCGCATTATTAATAAAGCGAGGAGTTTGCTTACCAGCATCAAGAAGATCCAATTTGATACTCGTCAATTCGTCTATGGTAGTCAGAGCCAAAATCCTTTGGCTCTGATGGGTTTCAAATTCATCTTCCATATCAAAATTCATAATGAATATAGATTCTAATATTAATTAGAATTCATTCCCCTAGTTAACCCTTAGACGGTTCCTGGAATGCCTTAGCTTGTTCAATTCCTCGTTTCTCATCGACAAAGTAATTCACAAGCAATGATAAGAAATAAAACAGCGCAACAATTAGGAATGAATTTCGTAGAGTCATAATTGTTTGTAGACCGCCGAGTGCCAATAGACCTAAGGCAGAAGCTACTTTACCAGACAAGCCCCATAATCCATAGAATTCTCCAGTTTTGGTTGGAGGTGAGAACAATCCGACAATAGCTCTACTTGCTGACTGAGTTGCACCCATACCCAATCCAGCTAAGATTGCAATTGCTATAAAAACCCATTGTGTTGTCCATTTCAGACCTAATGATACAGCAAAATATGTAATATCATTCACAAAGTAAATTAACATGCAAGTTGTTATCCATAGAATCAATGTTAGATTAAATGTTTTTTTAGCACCATAACCATCTTGCAATGCTCCAAAAGCAAAGGCACCAATAGCAGCTGAAATTTGGAGAAATATAAACATGAATGCAACTTGTTCAGAGGATAATTTTATTTCTTGTTCGCCATAGATAAATGCAAATCCTATAACAATTCCATGAGATGCCATTGCAAAAAACAACGCGACTAAATAGATCATAAGATCTTTGAATTGAGAAGCATCTTTTAGAGTTTTCACAACTACATTCGTAGCATGACCTAAATACGAAAAGGAGATTGTCCCAAAAACCGTTAGAAATCAATTAGGCGGATAAAGATATATTCATCTCTGTAAAGTTTTCTTCAATTACTTTTTTATTGGCTAAATAATTGGATAGAAATTTTTCTATTTCTTTGTATCCTTTTACTTTTCTGAAATGAAGCTCTTGTGCATATAGGAGAGCTGCTGTCCATCGTGTTGTCATGTCTCGATTTTTACGCCACCTTTTTACTCGGTTCATTTGAAATCTTGGATGTGAAAAGGCTGAATCAATGGGATTCGTTGATTGAAATGTTTTTCGAATTTCGATTGGTAATTGGATTCTATGACAAGTCAATAGATTGTCTTGACCTTCTAACAGACTCATCTTAGCTGTTTCACTGATATTCCCTAACCAATGTTCCATTGCTTTCAAAGATTCTTTAGCCTTCGAGTATTCATTCAAATTGAAAATTGCTTTATATTCAATTTGAAATTCATCATGATATTCTTTGGGCAAGCACGCTTTTATATTTCTCATTTTATGTAAAATACACCTTTGGTGATCATAGTTTTCACCAAAGTATTGCTTAATGCCTTTCTCAATTCCTTTTGAACCATCTGAGACAACCAAAACCCGTTCAGTAAGTGAAATTTCACGATCTTGTAGTTTCCTTAAAGCAGATAATACTATTTCAGAATGTTCACTTGAGCCTTGTACCACCGACAAAAAATGCTTGTGTCCTTCTTTATCTACACCTAATACAACTACTATCACTTCATCCGCTACATGAATACCATCAATGAAAATGGAAAAGAATTCTTTGCCTGGAAATTTTCTCGTATTCAGTTTGTTAAAATGTGCTCTAGAAGCATTTACAAATTCTCTGGATATCTTTGATTTTGAAACTCCAAGTTGCTCAGATACATCTTTCAAGCATTCTCTAAATCGCCGTGTCGTTAGACCAGATACCATCAGTTTGAAAACAATTTCTCCAAGATCTGCTTCGGATTTTAAATTTGCATAGCTTTCTAGTAAAACTTCTTGTCCAGATTTTCTGACTCTTGGTTTTTTGATTTTATGTTTCTGACCCAATATTGGAACAAAAACATTCTCTGAACCTGCACGATATGCTAGACTTTCTTCTACTTTACGGCTAAATCTTTTTCCGCATAGGGCTTCGATTTCCTCTTCCATGATCTCTTGGATAAATTCTAAGGATTTTTTTCGGATTTCAGTTTCTATGTTTGATTTTAAAAAAGATCGAAAACTATCAATATTCGATTGACTATTCGATGTGGTTGTGTTTTTATTTTTCATTGGTGGAACCCCTTTATGATTTTGTTGTCCAAAACTATATTATGGACGGGTTCCGCTTTTTTCAATTCCTAACGGTTTTTGAGTCTAGCTCTACGAAAAGCCAGGAGGGCGAATCGATTTTATCTTTGGTTCATCTAACAAAAGAAAAGTGGGAATGGCTGCAACAAAAAAGAACATTGCAGTATATGGACCGACCCATCTTAAGTTATCGTAATTTTCTGGAATTATATCACCGAGTGTTTGCGCAAGTGCGACCGATCCCAGTCCACCAAAGTAACCAATACCCCAAGCATAGCCCGAGATCTTACCTAGTGTCTCCCTATCACCTAAAAATGGCAAAAATGAAGACACGATATTCTCGGTTGATGTAAAACTGAAAAATGAAACGATTACCAAGATCATTGCTAACCAAATCATGCCTGGATCAACAAAGTATAGAAGAGCTGTTGGTATTATACATAAAAATGAAGTTATAATCAAAGCTTTCTTCTTAGTTGGAGAAAAGTCAGTGATTGCACCTAGAATCGGCGCGGTAAAAACCACAAGAATATAACCGATAGCTTGGGCAATTGACCAAAGTAGATTACCATAGGCAAAAGGAGTTTCTGATGTAGGATCGCCAGGAACAACAAGCATTGTAAAAATATTACAATATATAACGCTCACGATAACGGTGGTGTACGAAGAGTTCGCAAAGTCGAACATGCACCATCCAAATATCTGTTTTTTCTGAGACTTCTTTTCTTCCTGAGACATAAAATACCTAGTTATCCTTATTCAGTATATGGGAGAATTATAAGAATGAGTTAGAAAATGTCAAATGATTATGATAAAAAAAGGTGGCTAGTTTAACCTGTTAAGCTAATTTTTAACAAGGAACTGGGTATGGAAGAAATTGACTTATATTCTTTGATGAGACCCAGAAAAACTTGTGTTTGCAAACAGGTTAGTGAACAAGAAATCATACAGTGCATAAAAGATGGAGCGACTAGTGTAGAGGAAATCTCTCAGAAAACTCTCGCTTCTACAGGATGTGGAACCTGTTACGGTGCAATTACTAGAATTTTGGAGAAACAGTTGAAGACAATTAGGACAGAAAAATGAAACAAATCCTTGCGATAAATATGGCAATGACTCTAGACGGAAAGGTAGCTCGCCCCGATGGCAAATGGCATGGAATGACAACCGAAAAAGATAAAAGACAGATGGATATCTATCGTTCCAATTCGGATGCTCTAATCGTCGGTAAGAATTCTATTACAAATGATAATCCGTTCGTAAAATTGAGATTTGTGGAAAATGCGATCAATCCAAGACCTGTGATTTTGATCAGACGTGGGAGCCTAACACCCGATAAACGAATCTTTGAAGAATCAGATCATACACCGCTCGTAATTTGCACTCGGCAAAACAAAAAAGAAATTGAAGAAAGTCTACGAAATCGAGTCGATATTCAAGCATTGGATTCGGACGATATCGAACCTAAGAAAGTTATGGGCATTCTATCCAGACTTGGATATGAAAGAATACTTCTGGAAGGTGGACCAAAGCTTAATTATTCCTTCTTTCGGCAAGGATTGGTCAATCGCATTCATTTAACTATTGTGCCTTATCTTATTGGTCAGCGGACATTGCCTTCAATCGCTGATGGTGATGTTGAAATTCCTGGTTATGAAAAAGCAGATTGGAAGTTGACTTCATGCAATAAAGAAGGAGATGAAATTTTTCTAATCTATGATCGCAAATCTTGAGCGAGTCGGAATCTTTTCGTTAGCATTTATTTCATTTTTCGCAAGTATATCTCTCATTTATATACTTACAACCGAGGAACTTTTTTTTCTCTTCAAAGAAAATTCAATTAAATTCCTGCCAGACCAATCTTATTCAAAAGAACTTCCTGACAATTGGGTATCTATCTACGAATTGCCAAAAGGTTCTGAGACTATCTTAATCAATATCGAAGATAAAAAATACTATAATCATCAAGGCTATTCTTTATATGATATTCATTCTGCCTTATTTCATAATTTCTTCTTAGAAAAAAAATTACGGGGTGCAAGTACGATTACGCAGCAACTAGCTAGAACTCTTTTTTTAAATCGGGAAAAGACAATTAAACGTAAACTAACAGAAATTCGAATTGCAGTAGCATTAGAACGAAGCCTCAATAAGAAAGAAATTTTAGAGTACTATTTAAATACGGTTTATTGGGGTCGAGGTTTTAACGGAATCTATTTCGCATCTAAATACCATTTTCAAAAATCCCCGAAGGACTTGAATTTAGATGAATTTCGAGAACTTGTACAAAAATTAAAAAGGCCAGATCACAAATAAAATTTAAAGGAAAGAAATTTATGTAAATATTTTATTCGATTAAATTAAACAATCATAAATTCTTTTATCATCGCATTCCTTGGTATAATATAGCTTTTTGAATCAGATCGAAGCAGACTTTTGAGTTCTTCAAATGGCATAGAAATGGTAAGAATATTTTGTACGATTTCTCATCAGTTAAAAATTTTGCATAGACACCCGCAAAACTTACTTCTTCAATTTTGGAAATAGGAATTTTCATATAACCATATTTTAATATTCCTTTTTCTATACGCAAGGGCTTTGGAAAATGAACTCTAAAAGCGACATAGATGGAAAACAAAACGGCAAAGATTATATGCGAATTGAAGATAAATGCAAATACGATACTTATAATATCTGGATTATCGATATAAAATAGTTCATAACTTCCAGATGCGATAAAAAACATAGAAGATATAAAAAGTAAAAAGGCTATCGGTATATAAAGAAGATAACTTTTATCATGACTCGTTAAAGTAAGACCTCTTCCATCTAAAGAAATTTCAAACAGATCACCAGGTCTGTAACGCGGAGGAAAATCGTCCATTTCAACTTTTCCTTTCATCGTTTCATGATAAGGAAGGTCAAGTTCGTTGGCTTGTCGCAAAACTCCTTCTCGATTTCGCAAGGGAATTCCCGTTGATTTCGACAGATCTTCCGCTCGCTCGCGAATTTTTATCTGATCTGCAGATTTCTCAATAAGAAATCCAATCTTTTCGTAGTCCTTTTCTATCTTATCAAACTTCGGATATTTTGATTTTAAATTCCCTAAAGTAGATTCTTCTAAGACAACCGAATATGTGTAATACGTGTTCGAAGACTTCTGATGCTTAATTGTATATTGTGATAAACGAATTTCTTGAATAATAGAAGTTGATACTTCCCCGACCAAATCCTTTCCAATAAAAAGTTCTAGACGACCTGTTGAAGGATTGATCTGGATTTTTAATTTCTTCTTGGAAAGAATAAAACTAAATAGAAATATCAAGCCAAAGATAAAAGTCCAACTAAACAAACCAATAATTAGAGATATATCTTCTTCCATTCAATTTCCTTCCTCAACCTATCAGATTAAAATATCCATATCAATATTAGAATAAACCCATATACATTAAACCAAAAAAAATCTAATCCATAAAAAGGCTCTAAGCTAAATCAACTTAAGCAGCTGAAACATTAAAACTGGAAGAGTTTATCGAAAAATTCCAGGAAATATAAAATTTATTCCGAAAATCATACCTTTTGCTTTCACTTCTTCAGGAACTACGCCAAAGTTTTGACCTCGTATAGAATCCATGCAGGCTCGATCAACAAGTTCTTGACCTTGCGAACTCACAAGGCGAACATCTAGAACTTTACCTTGATCGTTTAAGAGGAATTGTACCTTCGTCATTCCAGGTTTGATTCCTTCACGAACAACGGTTCCAGCAATATCTCGATAGGCAAAGTTTCCGCCACCGGGCGGAGCAAAAGATCCTTCAATTTGTTTGAGCATATTCTTAAAATAATGATAACCAGCAAGTTCCTTTGTAGGAACTGTCATAGCACGATTTCCATCCCAACGAAAAAGAAAATCCTGCTGAAATCGATAATTGAATGGGATTTTCATCATCTGACCCGTCTGACTTGGATTAGATGGAGTCGGTTGCAATGCAGCTACGGTTACTGGATCAGATTTATAAATTCCAACTTCAAATACATCCTCTTCTTTTTTCATATTCTCTTCTTGAGGTGTTGGATTATTGGAAGGTTGATTCGTAGTTCCGAATATAAATTCTCGAAAAGGTGAACTTGTATGAAAGCCTTTCTCTTCCGTCAATCCACCACCACCAGCACTATCTCGATCTGAGAGAGCTTTATACTCGTCCCTCTTTTCAGGGTTTATATGCTGCTGTTCAACTAACACTTCATAGATTTTCTCGCGATCTTCACGCATCTTGAGCTCGGATACAGGTTCCGAACCTAGCACTTTCCATAGAAGATTTCTGGTTATGAGATGCCCTACAAATAAAGATATAATTAAGAATACAAAAGCTGCAGACAGAAGTAGACGTGAATCTCCCTCCTCTTCTTCTTTATACTGAAAAGAGAGTAGCTTCTTCTTTACCGTAGTCCAATCCAAGATGCTCATATGCCTTCCTACTTGCCACGCGCCCCTGAGGTGTGCGATCAATCAAACCTATACGAACAAGAAATGATTCATAATTATCTTCAATCGTTCTTTCTTCTTCACCAATAATTGCAGAAATTGGTTTCAATCCAACTGGTCCACCATTGAATCTATCTATGATGATTGTTAGAATCTGCCTGTCAACCCCATCCAATCCCAAACTATCAATTCCCATTCTTTCAAAAGCCATTTTACAGATTTTTTCGGATATAGTTTTCTCAGACGCAACTTCTGTGAAATCTCTAACTCTTTTCAATAAATGATTCGCAATTCGTGGTGTCTTCCTCGATCTCTTTCCAATCTCATAATCAATTCCTTTTGCCAAAGGAATTTTTAGAATGCTGGCTGATCTTGCCACAATAATTGCCATTTCTTCATCTGTATAATAATCAAGCTTGAGCTGAATTCCAAATCGATTGCGAAGAGGTTCGCTGACAATCCCAGATCGAGTCGTTGCCCCAACCAAAGTAAAGGGCTTTAAAGGAATTTGAATTGCTTGTGCAGTCATTGCCTCGCCTGCAACAAAATCCAAAATAAAATTTTCCATAGCTGGATAGAGCAATTCTTCTAATTTTTTTTGGAAGCCGTGTATCTCATCTATAAAAAAAACTTCGCGTTCTGTAAGTTGTGTTAAGAATTTTCCTAAGTCAGCACCTTTTGATATCGCTGGAGCTGAAGTTGGTGTGAACGCTACGTTCATTTCATTCGCAATGATAGTTGCAAGTGTTGTTTTGCCAAGTCCAGGCGGTCCAGAAATCAAAACATGATCCAAACCTACGCCACGTTTACGAGCTGATTCAATATAAACTTCTAGATTGGAAAGAAGTTGTTTCTGTCCAACAAAGTCATTCAGCTTAAGTGGTCGAAGACTTGGATCATCCTCTCCGTTTCTTGCGATGGCGGATGCACCGCTATTATTTTCTATGTCGTCGTAGTTCAGTTCGGTCGTTCTCTCGGTATGATAGATGCAATAATCTCATTTTTCTTCCGAGTGAATCTGATTTCTATTCTTTTTCCTATTTTAGAAGCACGAACATAGTTGATAAGCTCTTCTGGTGATTTTATATCATTCCCTTCATATTTTGTAATCACATCATTGAGCTGCAAACCGGCCTGATCAGCTGGTGATCCTTTTATGATTTGTCGCACAATCGCCCCATTGAGTGAAGATAATCCTAGTTGTGCTTTATCTTCTTCGGTGACATTGTCAAGACCAACGCCAAGCCATGGACGAATGACTTTTCCATTTTGTCGAAGTTCTTCAGCAACGCGCTTCGCTTCATTTATTGGTATAGCAAAACCTATCCCAACAGATCCTCCACTCTGAGATGCTATCATTCGATTGATACCAACAACTTCTCCATTGATATTCAAAAGCGGCCCGCCACTATTTCCTTGGTTAATCGCAGCATCTGTCTGAATATAACTTAGTCCAGAAGCATCAATGCCACCCCTTTGAATAGCACTCACTACTCCAACTGTAAAAGATTGTTCGAATCCAAGTGGCGCTCCAATTGCAATTGCCCAGTTACCTACTCGAACTTTCTCGCTATTGCCAAGTACTATTGGAGTTATCTCTGATTTGCCGGCTTTAATTTTCAATAAAGCAATATCCATCAATTCATCGGATCCTATGAGCTGGGCTTCAAAAGTTTTCTGATTCTTTAATTTAACAGTGAGTTTGTCCATGTCCTTAACAACATGGTGATTTGTCATGATATAGCCTTCTTCGTTTAAGATGAGTCCTGATCCTAAACCTGTTTGCTTCTGCTTCATTTGCTGACCACCAGGACCATTAGGTCTTCTTCCGAAAAAATGCTCGAAAAAAGGATCCATTGGAATCTGTCTATTGCTTATATCTACCGTACGCTCTGTAGCAATAGATACAACACTTGGACTCACTCTGTCAAAAACTTCTTGAAAAGCATTCTCAAGTGTTATCGCTTGAGCAATGGCTGGAGATGTCTTGCCACTTGGGTCTGCTGTAAGATACAAACTTCCCGATCTCTGATCACCACAAGTTAGGATGGGTGACAAAAAGGTTCCTATCCAAATTGATATAGCGACAATCGCTAAAATGCTAGATTTACTTGTCTTGTTCATAGTCCTTCCGACCTGTTTTTGTATATTAGACAGACAAGGAAGAAGCTTGGTTTTCCAATTGATTGATTGTTTCTTGCAGGATATGTGAATTCGCAGCAAGATTTGAAACAGCTGTATCCAATGAACCAATAGCCTTGGTGACTTGATCGCTCGTCGATGTTTGCTCCCGAGCATTCAATTCAATTTCTTGCGATACTGTACGAATTGCTTTTAGATCAGTGAGAATTTCTGTGTTGATTTCTTTTTGTTCACGAATTCTTTTCGTCAAGCGGTCAATCTGTTCGCCCAATTCCGCATATCCAGAATGTTGAATGGTTACTTGCGAAGATGTTGCTGAAGCGGACTCACTTCCTTTTTTTATTAAGCCCGCTGCTTTCTTGATTATCTTTTCAATCTGACTTGCGTTCTCGGCACTGCTGTCTGCAAGTTTTGCAACTTCTTGAGCTACTACTGCAAAGCCTCGTCCATGCTCACCCGCTCGTGCAGCTTCGATAGAAGCATTCAAAGCAAGTAAATTAGTTCTATCTGCGATCTCAGACATAATCTGATTTACTTCACTCACTTTATTGAAAGACTGATCAATCTCTCGGAGTATTTCATCTAGACTTCTGATTGAATCTGATACAAGCTCACCTGAACTTCTCGAAGCCATCATCCTTTCCAGAATAAATTCGGCTGCGTGTGAGACATCAGCAAGAATTCCTTCCAACTTCTCTGATTCAGTAGTAATACTATCTATTTTATTGTATTGAACGCGGATATGTTGTTCTGAACTAACTACACTTGCTGAAAATTCTTCCATAGATGCAGAAATTTCTTCAACGCTTGCTGCTTGGTTCACCAATTGAGAGTTAAACTCTTGAATTGCTTTATTGAATTCTTTAACAGTCCATGAGAAAATTTCTCCAATGCTACGAATTCTTTCTCTTTCATTTTCGGCTCGAATTTTATCTCGCTCAGATTCTTTGAGGTTTAGTGCTTCATCCTTAATGCGAACAAGTAATTTGATCACATTGTTGATAAGAAATCCAGCTGCGATTAAGAAGAGAATTTTTAAAATCTCAAAAGATAGACTCGCACTTCTTGCTTTTTCCACGATGCCAGGTGAATCAGAAAGCTCTACACCTTGACTCACTCCGAATACAAGAATCATTATAAGAAGAATAGCCGCATACCCAGTTAAGTATAGAATCAAGCTTGCGGAGAATAAGAAAGCCGAATATATAAGAACAAAATAGATGGTAAGATAGAGAATTGGATTCTTGATTTGCAATGCAGCTGCTTCGGCTGTACCCAATAGTCCCGAAAAAATAACTGCAAATGATACAGTAACATCTAGAAAGAGAAAAAACTTAGCGCACTTTGAACTCAATGAGTGGTTCTTAAGCATCCACCATTGCATACAACCATAACTGAACATGACTGAGATTCCTACAGAATAGCTCAAAATTTGAATTTCCGTTATTCCATGTATTGATCCCAACAAAGCCACTAAATAGAAAGCGACTAGAGTGAAGCGAATTCTGTTAATAAATACAGGCCCCATTTCTTGAAGGGCCTCGATGGATATTTTACTTTGATCTTGTCTTGAAAAATGTGATTTGGATAGCATAAACTTTTTGTTCACTATATCCGACCACTGAAGAGAATCTCAAGGGAAAAAAATTATTTCTGTGTGTATTTATAATGCA of Leptospira sp. GIMC2001 contains these proteins:
- a CDS encoding phospholipase, with product MILKTIVFLGIFLTYNLYAWGEHPLGSYPALQALKELKDSKPVKVESLEDFLIKEESKLAELLELQEKWLQANVSPYKHRPDELKFIANGDRKTIKERFFNSIRVNPNFKTLSYVQQLPNKNQSNCNRLNINKVTVFHDNSFWNNVKICEIKPGSFVHPIDVIATATDEPDFGLDIGLFENNETSHGGIYGFGVQAFGNPKLEFSSQTPFHIGFFHENFVVFGLAGFLKENYPHIRAYQYLELAKFAFASGHDYWGHRFLGWGSHYIQDLTQPYHSTVSPNASTGGMLWKNTIAMIGFPQSKDDMIQLLSNRHLVLEDIQRNLLIKIHSESDFDHILFKSFQQIDNDSKYPEVDYFYSIQSVAKESNSKSKIIDSLISEEVPALYVNDPTYSYDSHDGKTNIYQILKSDHKQVLINFEKPLAELFKAFGSHTRNYVRAGLKERR
- a CDS encoding DoxX family protein, whose amino-acid sequence is MLNVFYWIFKIVTSLIILQTLFFKFTGAQESIFIFEKMGLEPIGRIGSGIFELIAIILLWNPKTSILGALSIIFIMLGAIASHIFILGIEVQDDKGLLFGLALTSFVGGCYLFWYSMYKNKTQSVEFSKKLFLNE
- a CDS encoding MFS transporter yields the protein MSFSYLGHATNVVVKTLKDASQFKDLMIYLVALFFAMASHGIVIGFAFIYGEQEIKLSSEQVAFMFIFLQISAAIGAFAFGALQDGYGAKKTFNLTLILWITTCMLIYFVNDITYFAVSLGLKWTTQWVFIAIAILAGLGMGATQSASRAIVGLFSPPTKTGEFYGLWGLSGKVASALGLLALGGLQTIMTLRNSFLIVALFYFLSLLVNYFVDEKRGIEQAKAFQEPSKG
- a CDS encoding IS256 family transposase, with the protein product MKNKNTTTSNSQSNIDSFRSFLKSNIETEIRKKSLEFIQEIMEEEIEALCGKRFSRKVEESLAYRAGSENVFVPILGQKHKIKKPRVRKSGQEVLLESYANLKSEADLGEIVFKLMVSGLTTRRFRECLKDVSEQLGVSKSKISREFVNASRAHFNKLNTRKFPGKEFFSIFIDGIHVADEVIVVVLGVDKEGHKHFLSVVQGSSEHSEIVLSALRKLQDREISLTERVLVVSDGSKGIEKGIKQYFGENYDHQRCILHKMRNIKACLPKEYHDEFQIEYKAIFNLNEYSKAKESLKAMEHWLGNISETAKMSLLEGQDNLLTCHRIQLPIEIRKTFQSTNPIDSAFSHPRFQMNRVKRWRKNRDMTTRWTAALLYAQELHFRKVKGYKEIEKFLSNYLANKKVIEENFTEMNISLSA
- a CDS encoding (2Fe-2S)-binding protein, yielding MEEIDLYSLMRPRKTCVCKQVSEQEIIQCIKDGATSVEEISQKTLASTGCGTCYGAITRILEKQLKTIRTEK
- a CDS encoding RibD family protein; translation: MKQILAINMAMTLDGKVARPDGKWHGMTTEKDKRQMDIYRSNSDALIVGKNSITNDNPFVKLRFVENAINPRPVILIRRGSLTPDKRIFEESDHTPLVICTRQNKKEIEESLRNRVDIQALDSDDIEPKKVMGILSRLGYERILLEGGPKLNYSFFRQGLVNRIHLTIVPYLIGQRTLPSIADGDVEIPGYEKADWKLTSCNKEGDEIFLIYDRKS
- a CDS encoding biosynthetic peptidoglycan transglycosylase — encoded protein: MIANLERVGIFSLAFISFFASISLIYILTTEELFFLFKENSIKFLPDQSYSKELPDNWVSIYELPKGSETILINIEDKKYYNHQGYSLYDIHSALFHNFFLEKKLRGASTITQQLARTLFLNREKTIKRKLTEIRIAVALERSLNKKEILEYYLNTVYWGRGFNGIYFASKYHFQKSPKDLNLDEFRELVQKLKRPDHK
- a CDS encoding energy transducer TonB; amino-acid sequence: MSILDWTTVKKKLLSFQYKEEEEGDSRLLLSAAFVFLIISLFVGHLITRNLLWKVLGSEPVSELKMREDREKIYEVLVEQQHINPEKRDEYKALSDRDSAGGGGLTEEKGFHTSSPFREFIFGTTNQPSNNPTPQEENMKKEEDVFEVGIYKSDPVTVAALQPTPSNPSQTGQMMKIPFNYRFQQDFLFRWDGNRAMTVPTKELAGYHYFKNMLKQIEGSFAPPGGGNFAYRDIAGTVVREGIKPGMTKVQFLLNDQGKVLDVRLVSSQGQELVDRACMDSIRGQNFGVVPEEVKAKGMIFGINFIFPGIFR
- the ruvB gene encoding Holliday junction branch migration DNA helicase RuvB, with the translated sequence MARNGEDDPSLRPLKLNDFVGQKQLLSNLEVYIESARKRGVGLDHVLISGPPGLGKTTLATIIANEMNVAFTPTSAPAISKGADLGKFLTQLTEREVFFIDEIHGFQKKLEELLYPAMENFILDFVAGEAMTAQAIQIPLKPFTLVGATTRSGIVSEPLRNRFGIQLKLDYYTDEEMAIIVARSASILKIPLAKGIDYEIGKRSRKTPRIANHLLKRVRDFTEVASEKTISEKICKMAFERMGIDSLGLDGVDRQILTIIIDRFNGGPVGLKPISAIIGEEERTIEDNYESFLVRIGLIDRTPQGRVASRKAYEHLGLDYGKEEATLFSV
- a CDS encoding trypsin-like peptidase domain-containing protein gives rise to the protein MNKTSKSSILAIVAISIWIGTFLSPILTCGDQRSGSLYLTADPSGKTSPAIAQAITLENAFQEVFDRVSPSVVSIATERTVDISNRQIPMDPFFEHFFGRRPNGPGGQQMKQKQTGLGSGLILNEEGYIMTNHHVVKDMDKLTVKLKNQKTFEAQLIGSDELMDIALLKIKAGKSEITPIVLGNSEKVRVGNWAIAIGAPLGFEQSFTVGVVSAIQRGGIDASGLSYIQTDAAINQGNSGGPLLNINGEVVGINRMIASQSGGSVGIGFAIPINEAKRVAEELRQNGKVIRPWLGVGLDNVTEEDKAQLGLSSLNGAIVRQIIKGSPADQAGLQLNDVITKYEGNDIKSPEELINYVRASKIGKRIEIRFTRKKNEIIASIIPRERPN
- a CDS encoding methyl-accepting chemotaxis protein, with amino-acid sequence MNKKFMLSKSHFSRQDQSKISIEALQEMGPVFINRIRFTLVAFYLVALLGSIHGITEIQILSYSVGISVMFSYGCMQWWMLKNHSLSSKCAKFFLFLDVTVSFAVIFSGLLGTAEAAALQIKNPILYLTIYFVLIYSAFLFSASLILYLTGYAAILLIMILVFGVSQGVELSDSPGIVEKARSASLSFEILKILFLIAAGFLINNVIKLLVRIKDEALNLKESERDKIRAENERERIRSIGEIFSWTVKEFNKAIQEFNSQLVNQAASVEEISASMEEFSASVVSSEQHIRVQYNKIDSITTESEKLEGILADVSHAAEFILERMMASRSSGELVSDSIRSLDEILREIDQSFNKVSEVNQIMSEIADRTNLLALNASIEAARAGEHGRGFAVVAQEVAKLADSSAENASQIEKIIKKAAGLIKKGSESASATSSQVTIQHSGYAELGEQIDRLTKRIREQKEINTEILTDLKAIRTVSQEIELNAREQTSTSDQVTKAIGSLDTAVSNLAANSHILQETINQLENQASSLSV